A genomic window from Brassica oleracea var. oleracea cultivar TO1000 chromosome C8, BOL, whole genome shotgun sequence includes:
- the LOC106312286 gene encoding F-box protein At3g57590-like, which translates to MNPFFTTDITTDIFARLPAKSAARCRTLSKQWSSVLSTQDFAELFLTHSSTRPRLLFAVERNGLWTFFTSPQPQSSHSPVVTAEFHTKFAGDVSRYLCSYASGLILFPDVWIPSKSDDTNPVVCNPVTGKYATLPYLSIYRKSRAFLGFDPVGKQFKVLSEDRPFCSQSDHHQVLSLGEELSWRVKDGPQYDHCVSEAICIEGVLYYLAENFSDPRVVVRFDVRSEEFEFIEAGCFSGEEVAVKLINYKGNLAGVEWKYVKADDEKIVLELSLWVLEDVEMNEWVKSVYVLSEEKIVRRCNFSVAGMTGGGEIVLAMDYTTKPYYVFFFDPEKNTLRGVEVQGFGDKLEALGTRGRVRVFVDYVEDLNVHDGKQLKSSISAPVK; encoded by the coding sequence ATGAATCCCTTCTTCACTACAGATATCACCACCGACATCTTCGCGAGACTCCCTGCCAAATCAGCCGCCAGGTGTCGCACTCTCTCGAAGCAATGGTCCTCCGTCCTCAGCACTCAAGATTTCGCCGAACTCTTCCTCACTCACTCCTCCACTCGTCCGCGTCTCCTGTTCGCCGTCGAGCGAAACGGTCTCTGGACCTTCTTCACTTCCCCTCAGCCTCAGTCCTCTCATTCTCCCGTAGTAACCGCCGAGTTTCACACCAAGTTCGCCGGAGACGTGAGCCGATACCTCTGCAGCTACGCTTCCGGTTTGATCCTGTTCCCCGACGTGTGGATTCCGAGTAAAAGTGACGACACCAACCCTGTGGTTTGCAACCCCGTCACCGGAAAGTACGCGACTTTACCTTACCTGAGCATCTACAGAAAGTCGCGAGCTTTTCTGGGGTTTGATCCTGTCGGAAAACAGTTTAAGGTCTTGTCGGAAGATCGTCCCTTTTGTAGTCAAAGCGACCATCATCAGGTTCTGTCTTTAGGTGAAGAGTTGAGTTGGAGGGTGAAGGATGGTCCACAATACGACCATTGTGTGTCTGAAGCGATTTGCATCGAGGGGGTTTTGTATTACTTGGCCGAGAACTTTAGTGATCCACGTGTGGTTGTTCGCTTTGATGTTCGGTCTGAGGAGTTTGAGTTCATCGAAGCGGGTTGCTTTTCTGGTGAAGAAGTGGCTGTGAAGTTGATTAACTACAAGGGGAACTTAGCTGGTGTCGAGTGGAAGTATGTTAAAGCTGATGATGAGAAGATTGTTCTTGAGTTGTCTTTGTGGGTTCTTGAAGATGTCGAGATGAACGAATGGGTGAAGTCTGTTTACGTTTTGTCTGAGGAGAAGATTGTTCGTCGTTGCAATTTCTCTGTTGCGGGGATGACTGGTGGAGGTGAGATTGTTTTGGCTATGGACTACACTACGAAACCGTATTACGTCTTCTTCTTTGATCCGGAAAAGAACACTCTCAGAGGCGTTGAAGTGCAAGGTTTTGGAGATAAGCTTGAAGCGCTTGGGACCCGTGGGAGGGTTCGTGTCTTTGTTGACTATGTTGAGGATCTAAACGTTCATGATGGGAAGCAGCTCAAGTCAAGCATCTCTGCTCCAGTGAAATGA
- the LOC106308206 gene encoding trihelix transcription factor ASIL2-like — MKHAVNGSFSPGSSRPSPSTLSREDCWSEEATFTLIQAWGSRYVNLSRGSLRQNHWQEVANAVNDRHFNTGRNVSAAKSQPSRTDVQCKNRIDTLKKKYKVEKARVSGAGGSGGYVSTWPFFSDLDDLLGETFPTSSATPSLQMTIVPVPVAPRSAIPRRPAPAPAIMRIGGDNLLGYRGNLNAFAAAAAAAASSPAYEDDSDGSRSRSSGGKRKREEKQGYKEVAEAIERLREIYERVEERKRKEMVELEKQRMRFAKELECHRMQLFTEMRVRLHKLRRTKGPTSSALGYGMMDLPSYL, encoded by the exons ATGAAGCACGCCGTCAACGGTTCCTTTTCTCCGGGATCTTCCCGTCCTTCCCCGTCGACGCTTTCCCGAGAAGATTGCTGGAGCGAGGAAGCGACCTTCACGCTAATCCAAGCCTGGGGCTCTCGCTACGTCAACCTCAGCCGCGGCAGCCTCCGTCAAAATCACTGGCAAGAGGTGGCTAACGCCGTCAACGACCGTCACTTCAACACCGGCCGAAACGTCTCCGCCGCCAAATCGCAGCCCTCCCGCACCGACGTCCAGTGTAAAAACCGGATCGATACCTTGAAGAAGAAGTACAAAGTCGAGAAAGCTAGGGTTTCCGGCGCCGGCGGCAGCGGCGGCTACGTCAGCACATGGCCTTTCTTCTCCGATCTCGACGACCTTCTCGGAGAAACCTTCCCGACGTCTAGTGCCACTCCGTCGCTGCAGATGACGATTGTTCCGGTTCCGGTCGCTCCACGATCGGCGATCCCCAGACGTCCGGCGCCGGCGCCGGCGATTATGCGAATCGGAGGGGACAATTTGCTCGGATATCGCGGGAATCTCAACGCGTTCGCGGCGGCCGCGGCGGCGGCGGCGTCTTCTCCGGCGTATGAAGATGATTCGGATGGGTCAAGGTCGAGATCGAGCGGAGGGAAGAGGAAGCGGGAGGAGAAGCAAGGCTACAAGGAAGTTGCGGAAGCAATAGAGAGGCTTAGGGAGATATACGAGAGGGTGGAGGAGAGGAAGAGGAAGGAGATGGTGGAGTTGGAGAAGCAGAGGATGCGATTCGCTAAGGAGCTGGAGTGTCATAGGATGCAGCTCTTCACGGAGATGCGTGTTCGTCTTCACAAACTCAGGCGTACTAAAGGTCCGACATCTTCCG CTCTTGGGTATGGGATGATGGATTTGCCAAGTTACTTGTAA